The Muntiacus reevesi chromosome 7, mMunRee1.1, whole genome shotgun sequence genome includes a region encoding these proteins:
- the PPP1R3E gene encoding protein phosphatase 1 regulatory subunit 3E, with protein MSRERHPRTDIPRNLSFIASLTERAYYLSQRPSLEEEPEEEPGEGGTRLGARSRAPGPSRGRRARSAPAGGSGIRALRNHSPDTRKRVRFADALGLELAAVRRFRPGELPRVPRHVQVQLQRDALRHFTPCQPRARGLQEARAALEPASEPGFAARLQAQRICLERVEAGPLGVAGSARVLDLAYEKRVSVRWSADGWRSQREAPAAYAGPAPPPPRADRFSFRLPAPPIGGALLFALRYRVTGHEFWDNNGGRDYALRGPEHPGSGGNPEPQGWIHFI; from the exons ATGTCTCGCGAGCGGCACCCCCGCACCGACATCCCCCGCAACCTGAGCTTCATTGCCTCGCTGACAGAGCGAGCCTACTACCTCAGCCAGCGGCCCAGCCTCGAGGAGGAGCCAGAGGAGGAGCCAGGCGAGGGAGGTACGCGTCTCGGGGCCCGATCCCGAGCTCCAGGTCCGAGTCGGGGGCGCCGGGCTCGTTCTGCGCCCGCCGGAGGCAGCGGGATCCGGGCGCTCCGCAACCACAGCCCCGATACCCGTAAGAGAGTGCGTTTCGCTGACGCGCTGGGGCTGGAGCTGGCAGCCGTGCGCCGCTTCCGCCCGGGAGAGCTGCCCCGGGTGCCCCGCCACGTGCAGGTCCAGCTGCAGAGGGACGCCCTCCGCCACTTCACGCCGTGCCAGCCCCGCGCCCGAGGCCTCCAG GAGGCGCGCGCCGCCCTGGAGCCGGCCAGCGAGCCCGGCTTCGCCGCCCGCTTGCAGGCTCAGCGCATCTGCCTGGAACGCGTCGAGGCGGGCCCGCTGGGCGTGGCCGGGAGCGCGCGCGTGCTGGACCTGGCCTACGAGAAGCGCGTGAGCGTGCGCTGGAGTGCAGACGGCTGGCGGAGCCAACGAGAGGCGCCCGCCGCCTAcgccggcccggccccgcccccgccgcgcgcCGACCGCTTCTCCTTCCGCCTGCCGGCGCCACCCATTGGAGGCGCCCTGCTCTTCGCCCTGCGCTACCGCGTGACGGGCCACGAGTTCTGGGACAACAACGGCGGCCGTGACTATGCTCTGCGTGGGCCGGAGCACCCGGGCAGTGGTGGAAACCCGGAGCCCCAGGGCTGGATCCACTTTATCTGA